The following proteins are co-located in the Castanea sativa cultivar Marrone di Chiusa Pesio chromosome 8, ASM4071231v1 genome:
- the LOC142607145 gene encoding G-type lectin S-receptor-like serine/threonine-protein kinase LECRK2 has protein sequence MALQISYLLSLLLLVLLLPYSTTAQNSSNQYQGSSLTAQEKGPYWASPLGHFAFGFQHIENGGFLLAIWFNKIPENTIVWSANGDNLAPAGSKVELTKGSQLELKDPTGIEIWKSELGGLGVDYAAMLDTGNFVLVSQDGSLLWQSFNHPTNTMLPTQTMRLGSKLVAHYSERNYSNGRFQFQLATNGLLVLQTLAYPIDWVNTDYWSSGTINNGFQLVFNESGPIYLTTTNGSILMTLSSKSFSKQDYYQRAVLEYDGVLIHYVYPKSSTNTLMASTWSISFLMPPNICKITENIGSGACGFNSYCELGGDGRPNCKCPTGYTLIDPKDVMKGCRQDFLPQSCYEASSETDQFALSEMESVNWPFTDYGHYGGGVTEDWCRKACLGDCFCALAVFGGGHCWMKKFPFSNGFRDPSYAGTKVLIKIRKDNSTSNPSDADLKKKNHSTVRLILLVLLSSSMFVNLLFLLAAFLLAFCFKYWKPKACNPYLVMPGMNLRSHTYEELTEATNGFREELGRGAFAKVYKGVLEYEDRKPVAVKRMNDLVKDCDMEFKAEASAIGSTNHRNLVKLLGYCNEGQHRLLVYEFMSNGSLASFLFGGSRPYWYQRIQVALETARGLFYLHEECSTQIIHCDIKPQNILLDDSFTAKISDFGLAKLLKVDQTRTTTGIRGTKGYVAPEWFRNVPVTIKVDVYSFGILLLELICCRKSFEAEAKDEDQMILADWVYDCYKDKKLKLLVDNDVEATNDMKRVEKYVMIAIWCIQEDPSLRPTMKKVVQMLEGSAEVSIPPGPSSFISSM, from the coding sequence ATGGCTTTACAAATATCATATCTTCTCTCCTTGTTGCTTCTTGTTCTGTTGCTGCCATATTCCACCACAGCTCAAAATTCCAGCAACCAATATCAAGGCTCATCCCTTACTGCACAAGAAAAAGGTCCTTACTGGGCATCGCCTTTGGGTCACTTTGCTTTTGGTTTCCAACATATTGAAAATGGAGGCTTTCTACTAGCCATATGGTTCAACAAAATACCTGAAAATACCATTGTCTGGTCAGCCAATGGAGATAATCTAGCGCCAGCAGGATCCAAAGTTGAACTTACCAAAGGTAGCCAATTGGAACTCAAGGACCCAACAGGCATAGAGATATGGAAATCTGAGTTAGGCGGTTTAGGAGTTGATTATGCAGCCATGCTTGACACCGGAAACTTTGTGCTGGTAAGCCAGGACGGTAGCCTTTTGTGGCAGAGTTTTAATCATCCGACAAACACAATGCTACCTACACAGACAATGAGACTGGGAAGCAAGCTTGTAGCTCATTACTCGGAAAGGAATTACTCTAACGGAAGGTTCCAGTTCCAACTAGCAACCAATGGACTTCTTGTGCTTCAAACTTTAGCATACCCTATAGATTGGGTTAACACTGATTATTGGTCAAGTGGAACTATAAACAATGGCTTTCAGTTGGTCTTCAATGAGTCTGGCCCTATATACCTCACAACTACAAACGGAAGCATACTTATGACCTTATCATCGAAATCTTTTTCTAAACAGGACTACTATCAAAGAGCAGTCTTGGAATATGATGGAGTTCTTATACATTATGTCTACCCAAAAAGCAGCACTAACACGTTAATGGCCAGCACATGGTCCATTTCGTTCCTTATGCCTCCAAATATATGCAAAATTACGGAAAACATAGGCAGTGGAGCTTGTGGGTTCAACAGCTACTGTGAGCTAGGAGGGGATGGAAGACCAAATTGCAAATGCCCAACAGGATACACCCTCATTGATCCAAAAGATGTTATGAAAGGTTGCAGACAGGACTTTCTTCCACAAAGTTGTTATGAAGCATCTTCAGAAACAGATCAGTTTGCTTTAAGTGAAATGGAAAGTGTAAATTGGCCCTTTACCGATTATGGACATTATGGAGGAGGCGTAACTGAGGATTGGTGCAGGAAAGCTTGCTTGGGTGATTGTTTTTGTGCATTGGCTGTTTTTGGAGGTGGGCACTGTTGGATGAAGAAATTTCCTTTCTCAAATGGGTTTAGGGACCCATCCTACGCTGGAACCAAAGTTCTAATCAAAATAAGGAAAGATAATTCTACTTCTAACCCTTCAGATGcagatttgaaaaagaaaaatcattcaaCTGTGAGACTTATTCTGTTGGTGCTCCTTAGCAGCTCGATGTTTGTGAACTTACTCTTCCTGTTGGCTGCCTTTCTGCTTGCTTTTTGTTTCAAATATTGGAAACCAAAGGCCTGTAATCCATACCTGGTCATGCCAGGCATGAATTTGCGAAGTCACACTTATGAGGAACTAACAGAAGCCACAAATGGGTTCAGGGAAGAGCTAGGGAGGGGTGCCTTTGCAAAAGTTTATAAAGGGGTTCTAGAATATGAGGACAGAAAACCAGTTGCGGTTAAAAGGATGAATGACTTGGTGAAAGACTGCGATATGGAGTTCAAAGCTGAAGCGAGTGCTATTGGCAGTACAAACCATAGAAATTTGGTCAAACTGCTAGGATACTGCAATGAGGGGCAGCACCGGCTTCTTGTATATGAATTCATGAGTAATGGTTCTCTAGCAAGCTTTCTATTTGGGGGTTCGCGGCCATATTGGTACCAAAGAATTCAAGTTGCATTAGAAACGGCAAGAGGGCTCTTTTACTTGCATGAAGAATGCAGCACCCAAATCATACATTGTGATATCAAGCCGCAGAACATCCTCCTAGATGACTCTTTTACAGCTAAAATTTCTGACTTTGGATTAGCTAAGCTTTTGAAAGTAGACCAGACTCGTACTACTACTGGAATCAGGGGAACTAAAGGGTATGTTGCACCCGAATGGTTCAGAAACGTGCCTGTTACAATCAAGGTAGATGTTTACAGCTTTGGCATTTTGTTGCTAGAGCTCATTTGCTGCAGAAAGAGTTTTGAAGCAGAGGCAAAGGATGAGGATCAGATGATACTAGCTGACTGGGTATATGATTGCTATAAAGACAAGAAACTGAAGCTGTTAGTGGATAATGATGTGGAGGCAACAAATGACATGAAGAGAGTGGAGAAATATGTGATGATTGCAATATGGTGCATTCAGGAGGATCCATCACTAAGGCCAACAATGAAGAAAGTGGTACAAATGTTGGAAGGATCTGCTGAGGTCTCAATTCCTCCAGGTCCATCCTCATTTATTAGTTCAATGTAA